The sequence GCGCTGCCTGCTGCCTTCAACAGCCTCCATTACCAGTTCTCCTTCCTACCATCCCTGGAGCACGCAGCCCCTCGGCTCGCTGGGACAGCCCACACAAGCGCCGTACAGAGGGGTAGAGGAGCAGTGCCTCCCTGGCAGCCACGGCACAGCCTGCCAAGGGGTTGCTGATGTTCTGCAATGCTGAATAGCTGTCCCAGAAACCCAGCTTGTGCCTTGATGTATCACTGTAATTAGGAATGGGAATCGGATCATTAGGCTGTCATCCAGAGAGTGCACTGGGGGACCAGCTGGTGTTGATCATGCCCCACTGTGTCCTGAGTTCGTGATGCAGGAGGGGCAGCTGACATGCCATCTTACAGACCCCAGGAGTGATCAATTGCCACTTTCATCCTGATGGAGCTGAAAATCTCTGGGTTGCATTAGTTCCAAAAGGGGGTGTCTAGCAAGAAGCTGGTAGGTAGCAGGAGAGAGACCCCCGCTCCCACATGCAGGTCCCCAACAGATGTCAAGGCTTTCAGTGGCCAAGCTATGAAAGCAGAAGGTGACCTTCAAATGGCGGATCCAGGTCAAGGTTGTGGTGCTGGGACACCTCAGAGATGAACATGGTTTCACACCACAGTAGTCAAGAGCAGACCTGGGATGTCCCTTGAGGAGTAAGGAAGGGTTGCCCCGGCATTGCAGCAGCAACCCCCCACATCCCATCTTAGCTGGGTGGGCCACTGGTGCTGTGTCCCTGCTCACGTTTCCTTTCTCGGTGGGACTCTGCAAAGCTCTGGCTGGAGGAACTTGCAGTTGTCATTCCACATCGAGggctgggggtggctgcagggagcagacTGCCGGGCTCTGCTTGCCACTTGGGCTCTGCTGGATGGGAGGACAATTGGGGTGATAGCAGGATCAGTGCTGCATAGCGGGAGGCAGCGCCTGGCAACAGTGTTGTGCCATGTGCATGGAGATCCATCACCCCACTgctgggcccagcccctgcccccctggCCAGCTACGCTCTAGGGGAGGGTCACTACCTGTCCTCATCCACTCGCTCTGCAACACTCCCACCTCTCCATGTCTTCCGACACTTACACTACGATGGGCGTGTCCGAGAAGACAGAGCTGACAGAGTCTGGGTCTGACACTTTCCTGTGGGCCTTCTGGGCCCTTCTGGCCGCCTGCTCTGGCGTGCTGTGGGGTTTGACCTTGCCGTTCTGGCCTTGCATGGGGCCGGAAGCCGCGAGGTGGCTGAGGCTTCCCTTCCGGCCGCCTGCCTCGGGGTTGTGGTTGGGCGTGGTGCTGAGCATGGAGGAGTTGATGCTGTCCTCCGGCGGGGCGGCCAGCTTCTCGTTGCTCCGGCAGCAGCATCGGCATGGCGTCAGGTACAGGTAGATGAGCACCAGGATGACGCTGAGGATGCAGCCCACCAGCGTGGTGTAGGCCGTGTTCAGCGTGTCGTGAGGCCCATGCTGGGTGAAGTTGTGGACCATCACGTCCACATAGAGGGTCTCGTTGAAGGCCTGGCTGACCGCGTAGCAGGTGTACGTGCCCATGTCCTCCACCCGGATGGGGCGGATCTGCAGGCTGCCGTTGCCCAGCACGGTCATGGTGCTGTTGGTGGACTCCTCCGGGAAGCGCCCGTTGGTTGGGGTCACCCACTCCCTGGTGGTCGCCCCCCGGACCTTGGTGTCGCAGTCGATGGTCACCGTGTCCCCCAGGTAGGCCTCCAGCATGTGCTCCTTGAACTCGCTGCAGTTGAGGGAGTCGTGGCGGTTGAGGGTGAAGACGCTGACGCTGCGCTTGGCCTGGGGCAGGCTGCACACAAGCTCCTCCCGGAAGTCCACCACCGAGCTTAGCTGGCGCGCGTGCCAGTGAGCAAAGAGCTCGTACAACCCGCAGTCACAGTTCAGCGGGTTGCTGTGGAGGTAGAGGCCATTTTTCATCCAGGCGGGGAGGCCTTTCAGGGCCATGACTGGCAGGCCCTTGATTTTGTTGGCGGAAAGGTCCAGCAGGGCCAGGTCAGGCAGCTTGGCCCGGTCCTTCACCAGCTCCACCGGGAAGCGGGAGATCTGGTTCTGGCTCAGGTAGAGTTTCTGCAGCCTGGCCATGTCGTCGAAAGCGCTGCGGTCCATCTGGGCGATCTGGTTGTTGTacagcagcagcacctccagctcctgcagctggCTGAAGAGGAACTCCTCCAGCGCCTTGAGGCTGTTGGAGGAGAGGTCCAGGTACCTCAGGTGTGGGACGTGGCAGAAGGCCTCGGTGGAGATGAAGCCCAGGGCGTTGTGGCTGAGCAGCAGGGAGTGGAGGTGCGGGAGGCGGGCGGGGGTCCAGTCCGCCCGCAGGCGGGTCAGGTTGTTGTGGCTGAGGTCCAGGATGGCTGTGAAGCGAGGCAGCTGGGTGGGGATGATCCCCAGGCCCAGCTTGGAGCAGCTGATGATGTTGCTGGCACACAGGCATCTTGGGGGGCAGTTCAGGAGGGACCCAGCCTCCGGGGCCAGGCCGCAACCCAGCAGCAAGAGGAGCAGGAGCCAGACTCTCCCGCAGCGCAGCGCCAGGCGGTGACCCGGCGCTAACATGGTCAGGGGTGCCAGGCGCAGAGAGCCGCAGGGCCGGGA comes from Lepidochelys kempii isolate rLepKem1 chromosome 21, rLepKem1.hap2, whole genome shotgun sequence and encodes:
- the AMIGO1 gene encoding amphoterin-induced protein 1, whose translation is MLAPGHRLALRCGRVWLLLLLLLGCGLAPEAGSLLNCPPRCLCASNIISCSKLGLGIIPTQLPRFTAILDLSHNNLTRLRADWTPARLPHLHSLLLSHNALGFISTEAFCHVPHLRYLDLSSNSLKALEEFLFSQLQELEVLLLYNNQIAQMDRSAFDDMARLQKLYLSQNQISRFPVELVKDRAKLPDLALLDLSANKIKGLPVMALKGLPAWMKNGLYLHSNPLNCDCGLYELFAHWHARQLSSVVDFREELVCSLPQAKRSVSVFTLNRHDSLNCSEFKEHMLEAYLGDTVTIDCDTKVRGATTREWVTPTNGRFPEESTNSTMTVLGNGSLQIRPIRVEDMGTYTCYAVSQAFNETLYVDVMVHNFTQHGPHDTLNTAYTTLVGCILSVILVLIYLYLTPCRCCCRSNEKLAAPPEDSINSSMLSTTPNHNPEAGGRKGSLSHLAASGPMQGQNGKVKPHSTPEQAARRAQKAHRKVSDPDSVSSVFSDTPIVV